A genomic segment from Anaeromyxobacter sp. encodes:
- a CDS encoding DUF2059 domain-containing protein gives MTYALLSLLLAADPVAAPPARALEIAHATMPRTTWDGFRDQAAPALGAQLEKEATANGLALKRPGREVVVQLWDRALPYEEFTSFYAATLAKGLTETELGEVAAFHRSAAGRRFSALQRQLEAEAQGWIKERLPRLGALLSDRKADLVEPVQAPAPRR, from the coding sequence ATGACCTATGCCCTGCTCTCGTTGCTGCTCGCCGCCGATCCCGTCGCCGCGCCGCCCGCCCGGGCGCTCGAGATCGCGCACGCCACCATGCCCCGCACGACCTGGGACGGGTTCCGGGACCAGGCGGCCCCGGCGCTCGGCGCGCAGCTCGAGAAGGAGGCCACCGCCAACGGCCTGGCCCTGAAGCGGCCCGGCCGCGAGGTCGTCGTCCAGCTCTGGGACCGGGCGCTGCCCTACGAGGAGTTCACCAGCTTCTACGCGGCCACGCTTGCCAAGGGGCTCACGGAGACCGAGCTCGGCGAGGTGGCCGCATTCCACCGCTCCGCGGCGGGCCGCAGGTTCTCCGCCCTGCAGCGGCAGCTCGAGGCCGAGGCGCAGGGATGGATCAAGGAACGGCTGCCGCGCCTCGGGGCCCTGCTGAGCGACCGCAAGGCCGACCTCGTCGAGCCGGTGCAGGCCCCGGCGCCCCGCCGCTAG
- a CDS encoding SCO family protein yields the protein MRVTSSRLLLAGLACLLATGPALAAEAPSAPSAPAPEDPKEAKARAYFTDTVLLDQDGKERRFYSDVLKGNVVCMTFIFTNCGAACPLIMQKLHRVRQALGPRAAEVQFVSVSVDPDNDPPEALRAFASKHGATGPGWTFLTGSRADVASVLRKLGTWVESPDEHTTAFIAGNARSYHWTKVRPDAPAEGAAEILRGLADERPAAAPSPAGPVTGPAVPP from the coding sequence CTGAGGGTGACCTCCTCCCGCCTGCTGCTGGCCGGGCTGGCCTGCCTCCTGGCCACCGGCCCGGCCCTCGCCGCCGAGGCGCCGAGCGCGCCGAGCGCGCCGGCGCCAGAGGACCCCAAGGAGGCCAAGGCGCGCGCCTACTTCACCGACACCGTGCTGCTCGACCAGGACGGCAAGGAGCGCCGCTTCTACAGCGACGTGCTCAAGGGCAACGTGGTCTGCATGACCTTCATCTTCACCAACTGCGGCGCCGCCTGCCCGCTCATCATGCAGAAGCTGCACCGCGTCCGGCAGGCGCTCGGACCGCGCGCCGCCGAGGTGCAGTTCGTCTCCGTCAGCGTCGATCCCGACAACGATCCGCCCGAGGCCCTGCGCGCCTTCGCCTCGAAGCACGGGGCCACCGGGCCTGGCTGGACCTTCCTGACCGGCAGCCGGGCCGACGTGGCGAGCGTGCTGAGGAAGCTGGGGACCTGGGTCGAGAGCCCGGACGAGCACACCACGGCCTTCATCGCCGGCAACGCCCGGTCCTACCACTGGACCAAGGTGCGTCCCGACGCGCCGGCCGAGGGCGCCGCCGAGATCCTCCGCGGGCTGGCCGACGAGCGGCCCGCCGCGGCGCCCTCCCCGGCCGGGCCCGTGACCGGCCCGGCCGTCCCTCCGTGA
- a CDS encoding FixH family protein, with protein MTTPRKARPRTGHLAALAGLLLAGAAAAQQAPAADVPLVPAAGLVSGLPPAAAAPGTAAQQSGATRLVRDGLAVEFTFTATEGGGAPREGDQAELRFRITDAGSGEPVRGLSPAVWMDVAGGLSGGAGGHAECKEKVALYLKGLVGIRPVLDLNSYYLLVLNQDPSIAVIDPVVSMTGKTSLFATVLLPRPGADWVKARGDKRLFVSIPLVGQVAVVDTETFHLITTVPAGEAPTRLALAPSGRTLWVGNDARGKGQGGVTVIDVETLRPLASIPTGPGHHEIAFSGDDRYAFVTNRGAGTVSVVEVASLKKVKDLPVGPTPISIGWSSLSQRIYVADGKEGRITVIDPATLAVAARIQAKPGLGPMRFSEDGRWAFLVNSVEHVVHVVDAAQDRLAHAVKVPGKPYQLAITRAFAYVRLMDSEKVQMINLLSLGKQEPPIVNSFPAGERAPQAAGELSLADAISPAATDAAVYVNNPAEGLTYFYMEGMNAPMGNFSSYGHRTRAVTVVDRSVKELEPGVYGGTVRVPAAASYDVAFLLDSPRVLHCFPAEAAENPALATAAKAVKVEFLGTPVSIPLGTPIDLRLRLSDGKGRPRAGVRDVQVTSYRPPGYGRSQVTAVDAGDGVYQARLTLPAAGAWYLQVTVPSLDARPDEIPFRSLVVTAPAAGAPAR; from the coding sequence ATGACCACACCTCGCAAGGCCCGGCCTCGCACCGGCCACCTCGCGGCGCTCGCCGGGCTCCTCCTGGCCGGCGCCGCCGCCGCCCAGCAGGCGCCAGCGGCCGACGTGCCGCTGGTCCCGGCGGCAGGCCTCGTGTCCGGGCTGCCGCCCGCGGCCGCGGCGCCCGGCACCGCCGCCCAGCAGTCCGGCGCCACCCGGCTCGTGAGGGACGGCCTGGCGGTGGAGTTCACCTTCACCGCCACGGAGGGCGGCGGGGCGCCGCGCGAGGGCGACCAGGCCGAGCTCCGCTTCCGCATCACCGACGCCGGCAGCGGCGAGCCGGTCCGCGGCCTCTCGCCGGCGGTCTGGATGGACGTGGCCGGCGGCCTCTCGGGCGGCGCGGGCGGCCACGCCGAGTGCAAGGAGAAGGTCGCCCTCTACCTCAAGGGGCTGGTCGGCATCCGGCCGGTGCTGGATCTCAACAGCTACTACCTGCTGGTGCTCAACCAGGATCCCAGCATCGCGGTCATCGACCCGGTCGTGAGCATGACCGGGAAGACCAGCCTCTTCGCCACGGTGCTCCTGCCCCGCCCCGGCGCCGACTGGGTCAAGGCCCGGGGCGACAAGCGCCTCTTCGTGTCCATCCCGCTGGTCGGCCAGGTGGCGGTGGTGGACACCGAGACCTTCCACCTCATCACGACCGTGCCGGCCGGCGAGGCGCCGACGCGCCTGGCGCTCGCGCCGAGCGGCCGGACGCTCTGGGTCGGCAACGACGCCCGGGGCAAGGGCCAGGGGGGCGTCACGGTGATCGACGTCGAGACCCTGAGACCCCTGGCCAGCATCCCGACGGGGCCAGGGCACCACGAGATCGCCTTCTCGGGCGACGACCGGTACGCCTTCGTCACCAACCGGGGCGCCGGCACCGTGAGCGTCGTCGAGGTGGCCAGCCTGAAGAAGGTGAAGGACCTGCCCGTCGGCCCGACGCCCATCTCCATCGGCTGGTCGAGCCTGTCGCAGCGGATCTACGTGGCCGACGGCAAGGAGGGGCGCATCACGGTGATCGATCCGGCCACCCTGGCGGTCGCCGCGCGCATCCAGGCCAAGCCGGGGCTGGGCCCCATGCGCTTCAGCGAGGACGGGCGCTGGGCCTTCCTGGTGAACTCGGTGGAGCACGTGGTCCACGTGGTGGACGCGGCGCAGGACCGGCTGGCGCACGCCGTCAAGGTACCGGGCAAGCCGTACCAGCTGGCCATCACCCGCGCCTTCGCCTACGTGCGCCTGATGGACTCGGAGAAGGTCCAGATGATCAACCTCCTCTCGCTCGGAAAGCAGGAGCCGCCCATCGTGAACAGCTTCCCTGCCGGCGAGCGGGCGCCCCAGGCCGCTGGCGAGCTCTCGCTGGCCGACGCCATCAGCCCGGCTGCCACCGACGCGGCGGTCTACGTCAACAACCCGGCCGAGGGGCTCACCTACTTCTACATGGAGGGGATGAACGCCCCCATGGGGAACTTCTCCAGCTACGGCCACCGGACCAGGGCGGTCACGGTGGTGGATCGCAGCGTCAAGGAGCTGGAGCCCGGCGTCTACGGCGGCACGGTGCGGGTGCCGGCCGCCGCCAGCTACGACGTGGCCTTCCTGCTCGACAGCCCCCGCGTCCTCCACTGCTTCCCGGCCGAGGCGGCGGAGAACCCGGCGCTGGCGACGGCCGCCAAGGCGGTCAAGGTCGAGTTCCTCGGGACGCCCGTCTCCATCCCGCTCGGCACCCCGATCGACCTCCGGCTCCGGCTCAGCGACGGCAAGGGGCGACCCAGGGCCGGGGTGCGCGACGTCCAGGTGACCTCCTACCGGCCGCCCGGCTACGGCCGGTCGCAGGTGACGGCGGTGGATGCGGGCGACGGCGTCTACCAGGCCAGGTTGACGCTCCCGGCGGCCGGCGCCTGGTACCTCCAGGTGACGGTGCCGTCGCTGGACGCCAGGCCGGACGAGATCCCGTTCCGCTCGCTGGTGGTGACCGCCCCGGCTGCCGGCGCCCCGGCCAGGTGA
- a CDS encoding SCO family protein, protein MHAAARRLLFGAPLAMALLSAPALAGEPASEAAAPPADDKPCCHKKPADEAALPAGMNDPDQAAPASGPAAGAGALPPPVSVTLVDAPLLDQDGREVRFARDVVGDRIVVVDFVFTTCTTICPILSAKLAGLQGRLGDRLGKGVGLVSVSIDPARDTPERLKAHAAKFKARPGWTWLTGEPETVNKVLKGLGAYTPNFNEHTPIMLVGDGRTGRWARFNGFPDPARLEAAIDALEAARPAVTASRP, encoded by the coding sequence ATGCACGCAGCAGCCCGTCGTCTCCTCTTCGGTGCCCCGCTGGCGATGGCGCTCCTGTCGGCTCCGGCCCTGGCCGGGGAGCCGGCCTCGGAAGCCGCAGCCCCGCCCGCCGACGACAAGCCGTGCTGCCACAAGAAGCCGGCCGACGAGGCCGCGCTGCCCGCGGGCATGAACGATCCGGACCAGGCGGCGCCGGCCTCCGGACCCGCCGCGGGAGCCGGCGCGCTCCCTCCGCCGGTCAGCGTCACGCTGGTGGACGCGCCGCTCCTCGACCAGGACGGCCGCGAGGTCCGCTTCGCCAGGGACGTGGTGGGCGACCGGATCGTGGTGGTGGACTTCGTCTTCACCACCTGCACCACCATCTGTCCCATCCTCTCGGCCAAGCTCGCCGGGCTGCAGGGCCGCCTCGGCGATCGCCTGGGGAAGGGCGTCGGGCTGGTGTCGGTGTCCATCGACCCGGCGCGCGACACGCCGGAGCGGCTCAAGGCCCACGCCGCCAAGTTCAAGGCGCGCCCGGGTTGGACCTGGCTGACCGGTGAGCCCGAGACGGTGAACAAGGTGCTGAAGGGGCTGGGCGCCTACACGCCCAACTTCAACGAACACACCCCCATCATGCTGGTGGGAGACGGCCGCACCGGCCGCTGGGCCCGCTTCAACGGCTTCCCGGACCCGGCCAGGCTGGAGGCCGCCATCGACGCCCTCGAGGCGGCGCGCCCGGCCGTCACGGCCTCGAGGCCCTGA
- a CDS encoding DNA polymerase Y family protein, whose product MRPERGARGVRASGAGEPGLPGLSGLVVPSGPRVLALHLPGLPLQRLERSRERGLRAGPSAGALGDGSANTAGALGDGAASTAGAHGGGAARQDRPVAVVEEGRVVARDAAAAAAGVRPGDTLAQALAACGRLLPVAHAPAADLAALRGLAEALLGLSPAVEVVAPDTLLLDASAAHLLGGVAAAAAPSPGAPAAVLAEPSPGAPAVAERRLLARAVEVAAGLGYAARAALATGRGPARALARHGDDGALVVAPGQEARALAGLPLEALGLGAAVEARLRAVGVDGVGALARLPAEGLALRFGVAGAAAARLARGDDPTPLVPWQPETLPEEAIELEGPAESVEPVLFVLARLAERVAARLGGRGLGASRLKLTLKLDPRGEERLLVPLARPSAAAARWLPPLRERLLGVRLPGGVTGVRLTAAEVAACPVAQLAFGDRPEVAAALDVVLARLAGRLGDGAVLAAAPADRHRPEAAWHSVPFRPPAGGGGWGEAAPPAGAGGAGPDGPDGAGATAGGPGGARLPGPGAEAGPGRPGPDGQERPTRLLATPLPVVATGDGGRVATLRIGGQAHAVLSFEGPERLRGEWWSAPFDRDYYRARVAGLGECWLYRDGADGRLWLHGFFD is encoded by the coding sequence ATGCGGCCTGAGCGCGGGGCGCGGGGGGTGCGGGCCAGCGGCGCCGGCGAGCCCGGCCTGCCGGGCCTGTCGGGCCTGGTCGTCCCCTCGGGGCCGCGGGTGCTGGCGCTCCACCTGCCGGGGCTGCCGCTGCAGCGGCTGGAGCGCTCCCGCGAGCGCGGGCTCCGGGCGGGCCCGTCAGCCGGAGCCCTCGGCGACGGCTCTGCAAACACGGCCGGAGCCCTCGGCGACGGCGCTGCAAGCACGGCCGGCGCCCACGGCGGCGGCGCGGCCAGGCAGGACCGCCCGGTGGCGGTGGTGGAGGAGGGGCGGGTGGTGGCCCGCGACGCGGCGGCCGCGGCGGCCGGCGTCCGGCCCGGGGACACGCTCGCCCAGGCCCTGGCCGCCTGCGGGCGGCTCCTCCCGGTGGCGCACGCGCCGGCGGCCGACCTCGCCGCGCTCCGCGGGCTGGCCGAGGCGCTGCTCGGCCTCTCGCCGGCGGTGGAGGTGGTGGCGCCCGATACGCTCCTGCTCGACGCCAGCGCGGCCCACCTGCTGGGCGGGGTGGCCGCAGCGGCAGCGCCGTCGCCGGGGGCGCCGGCGGCCGTACTTGCAGAGCCGTCGCCGGGGGCTCCGGCTGTGGCGGAGCGGCGGCTGCTGGCGCGGGCCGTGGAGGTGGCGGCCGGGCTCGGCTACGCGGCGCGCGCCGCGCTGGCCACCGGGCGCGGGCCGGCCCGGGCGCTGGCCCGCCACGGCGACGACGGGGCGCTCGTGGTGGCGCCGGGCCAGGAGGCGCGGGCGCTGGCCGGGCTGCCGCTCGAGGCGCTCGGGCTCGGCGCGGCGGTGGAGGCGCGGCTCCGGGCGGTGGGGGTGGACGGGGTGGGGGCGCTGGCGCGGCTGCCGGCCGAGGGGCTGGCGCTCCGCTTCGGCGTGGCGGGCGCGGCGGCGGCCCGGCTGGCCCGCGGCGACGATCCCACGCCGCTCGTCCCCTGGCAGCCGGAGACGCTCCCCGAGGAGGCCATCGAGCTCGAGGGGCCGGCCGAGAGCGTCGAGCCGGTGCTCTTCGTCCTCGCGCGGCTGGCCGAGCGGGTGGCGGCGCGGCTGGGCGGGCGGGGCCTGGGGGCCAGCCGGCTCAAGCTCACGCTCAAGCTCGACCCGCGCGGCGAGGAGCGGCTGCTCGTGCCGCTGGCCCGCCCCTCGGCGGCGGCGGCCCGCTGGCTCCCGCCGCTCCGGGAGCGGTTGCTGGGGGTGCGGCTGCCCGGGGGCGTCACCGGGGTGCGGCTCACCGCGGCGGAGGTGGCGGCCTGCCCCGTGGCGCAGCTCGCCTTCGGCGACCGGCCGGAGGTGGCGGCGGCGCTCGACGTGGTGCTGGCGCGGCTGGCCGGCCGGCTCGGGGACGGCGCGGTGCTGGCGGCCGCGCCGGCCGACCGGCACCGGCCCGAGGCGGCCTGGCACAGCGTCCCGTTCCGGCCGCCGGCCGGGGGCGGCGGCTGGGGGGAGGCGGCCCCGCCGGCGGGTGCGGGTGGTGCGGGGCCGGACGGGCCGGATGGCGCCGGGGCGACGGCGGGGGGTCCGGGCGGCGCCCGGCTGCCCGGCCCGGGGGCCGAGGCCGGGCCTGGCCGCCCGGGGCCCGACGGTCAGGAGCGGCCCACCCGGCTCCTCGCCACGCCGCTGCCGGTCGTCGCGACGGGCGACGGGGGACGGGTGGCCACGCTCCGCATCGGGGGGCAGGCCCACGCGGTCCTCTCCTTCGAGGGACCGGAGCGGCTCCGCGGCGAGTGGTGGAGCGCCCCCTTCGATCGCGACTACTACCGCGCCCGGGTGGCGGGGCTGGGCGAGTGCTGGCTCTACCGGGACGGGGCCGACGGGCGGCTCTGGCTCCACGGCTTCTTCGACTGA
- a CDS encoding ABC transporter substrate-binding protein, whose amino-acid sequence MSGATRRSARGGGALGGLTGCAGALWLLLAPGLATGAAPRPLTPQQQAGRTIYLTGESPSGGGITATVGVDASPIPGSVLTCGSCHGEDGLGRPEGSVDPSIVTWSELTRAGGHVHPGRRHRPFDARTLARSITDGVDPDGQRLDGAMPRYSMSREDLDALVAWMKVLELQLDPGLTPTLIRLGTVLPEAGPAAEVGRAMRATLEAAVKEVNAAGGLNGRRLSLAVAGYDPGRESAAAAARRLSTKEPVFAMVSGFAPGGEEELAAWAEAELIPQVGPFSPVARPPGAGHYTFYLQPGPRELARVLVEHAARQPGLADPRLAVLRPEGAPALEAAARGALEQAAARGWRKVETVALGPDGPSREEVARLADQGTEVVLLLGDDRALAGFLSQALAAGWTPWVMAPGTLAARGAAEAPAGFDGRVLLAYPALPEGEASGRARLARLAPGAGERHLSARASAAAATTVLAEALRRTGRQLSRARLVASLEGLYQVETGLGSPVSFGPRRRVGAQGGYVVAVDLARRSFRPVGGWIRLD is encoded by the coding sequence GTGAGCGGCGCCACCCGGCGCTCGGCCCGCGGCGGCGGCGCGCTCGGCGGCCTCACCGGCTGCGCGGGCGCGCTGTGGCTCCTGCTGGCGCCAGGCCTGGCCACCGGGGCCGCCCCCAGGCCCCTCACGCCCCAGCAGCAGGCGGGCCGCACCATCTACCTCACCGGCGAGAGCCCGAGCGGCGGCGGGATCACCGCCACCGTCGGCGTCGACGCGTCGCCGATCCCTGGCTCTGTCCTGACCTGCGGCTCCTGCCACGGCGAGGACGGGCTGGGCCGGCCCGAGGGCTCCGTCGACCCCTCCATCGTCACCTGGAGCGAGCTGACGCGGGCCGGTGGCCACGTCCACCCCGGGCGCCGCCACCGGCCCTTCGACGCCCGGACGCTGGCGCGCTCCATCACCGACGGCGTCGATCCCGACGGGCAGCGGCTCGACGGCGCCATGCCGCGCTACTCCATGTCCCGCGAGGACCTCGACGCGCTGGTGGCCTGGATGAAGGTGCTGGAGCTCCAGCTCGACCCGGGGCTCACGCCGACGCTCATCCGGCTCGGCACGGTGCTGCCCGAGGCCGGACCCGCGGCCGAGGTGGGGCGCGCCATGCGGGCCACGCTGGAGGCCGCCGTGAAGGAGGTGAACGCCGCGGGCGGGCTCAACGGCCGGCGGCTCTCCCTCGCCGTGGCCGGCTACGACCCGGGGCGGGAGTCGGCGGCGGCGGCGGCGCGGCGCCTGTCGACGAAGGAGCCGGTCTTCGCGATGGTGTCCGGCTTCGCGCCCGGCGGCGAGGAGGAGCTGGCCGCCTGGGCGGAGGCCGAGCTGATCCCGCAGGTCGGGCCGTTCTCCCCCGTCGCGCGGCCACCCGGCGCCGGCCACTACACCTTCTACCTCCAGCCCGGGCCGCGGGAGCTGGCCCGGGTGCTGGTCGAGCACGCGGCCCGGCAGCCCGGCCTGGCCGATCCCCGCCTGGCGGTGCTGCGCCCCGAGGGCGCGCCGGCCCTGGAGGCCGCGGCCCGGGGGGCGCTCGAGCAGGCCGCAGCCCGCGGCTGGCGCAAGGTGGAGACCGTGGCGCTCGGGCCGGACGGGCCGAGCCGCGAGGAGGTGGCGAGGCTGGCCGACCAGGGCACCGAGGTGGTCCTGCTGCTCGGCGACGACCGGGCGCTGGCCGGCTTCCTCTCCCAGGCGCTGGCGGCCGGGTGGACCCCCTGGGTGATGGCGCCCGGGACCCTGGCGGCGCGCGGCGCCGCCGAGGCGCCGGCCGGCTTCGACGGGCGCGTCCTCCTCGCCTACCCGGCCCTGCCCGAGGGCGAGGCGAGCGGTCGGGCCCGGCTCGCCCGCCTGGCGCCGGGGGCCGGCGAGCGCCACCTGTCGGCCCGCGCCTCGGCGGCGGCCGCCACCACGGTGCTGGCCGAGGCGCTCCGGCGCACCGGGCGGCAGCTCTCGCGGGCGCGGCTGGTGGCCAGCCTGGAGGGGCTGTACCAGGTCGAGACCGGGCTCGGGTCACCGGTCAGCTTCGGCCCGCGGCGCCGGGTCGGAGCCCAGGGCGGCTACGTCGTGGCGGTGGACCTGGCGCGCCGGAGCTTCCGGCCCGTGGGTGGCTGGATCCGGCTGGACTGA
- a CDS encoding peptidylprolyl isomerase, which yields MARPPRRVERPLQLLGLLGLLGLLVPAAPAAAQDYGTAARVNGVAISSERLTRYFQEFLGDKGRSTVAIRSPSAFKELKREALDRLIEQELLWQEARRRKRVATDAEVKAAVRRFEAQFPDERRRRLALERGGFTDESYRGWVRQQLSIAWLVERDIAPTIRVGAAEVRADYQATLHRYTRPAEARARQVLARLPAGAGDEARAVARARLEAVLAQARAGADFAALARSHSDDPSAASGGDLGWFGRGQLPVSLDEAAFSLAPGQVSDVLESPEGLHLLRLEERRAETVTPLEEARPGIEERLLQERRREAVEARAAALRKAGTVEVLIPL from the coding sequence GTGGCCCGCCCCCCGCGCCGTGTGGAGCGCCCGCTCCAGCTCCTCGGCCTGCTGGGGCTGCTGGGGCTGCTGGTCCCGGCGGCCCCGGCCGCCGCCCAGGACTACGGCACGGCAGCCCGGGTCAACGGGGTGGCCATCTCCAGCGAGCGGCTGACCCGCTACTTCCAGGAGTTCCTGGGCGACAAGGGGCGCAGCACGGTGGCCATCCGGAGCCCCAGCGCCTTCAAGGAGCTCAAGCGCGAGGCGCTCGACCGGCTCATCGAGCAGGAGCTGCTCTGGCAGGAGGCCCGGCGGCGGAAGCGGGTGGCCACGGACGCCGAGGTGAAGGCGGCCGTGCGCCGGTTCGAGGCCCAGTTTCCCGACGAGCGTCGCCGGCGGCTGGCGCTCGAGCGGGGCGGCTTCACCGACGAGTCCTACCGGGGGTGGGTGAGGCAGCAGCTGTCGATCGCCTGGCTCGTCGAGCGCGACATCGCCCCCACGATCCGCGTCGGCGCCGCGGAGGTGCGCGCGGACTACCAGGCCACCCTGCACCGCTACACCCGGCCGGCCGAGGCGCGGGCGCGCCAGGTCCTGGCGCGCCTCCCGGCCGGCGCCGGCGACGAGGCCCGGGCCGTGGCCCGGGCGCGCCTCGAGGCGGTGCTGGCGCAGGCCCGCGCCGGGGCCGACTTCGCCGCCCTGGCCCGGTCCCACTCCGACGACCCGTCCGCCGCCTCCGGCGGCGACCTCGGCTGGTTCGGGAGGGGACAGCTGCCGGTCTCGCTCGACGAGGCCGCCTTCTCGCTGGCGCCCGGGCAGGTCTCCGACGTGCTCGAGTCGCCGGAGGGGCTCCACCTGCTCCGGCTGGAGGAGCGGCGCGCCGAGACCGTCACGCCGCTCGAGGAGGCCAGGCCGGGCATCGAGGAGCGGCTCCTCCAGGAGCGCCGGCGGGAGGCGGTCGAGGCCCGGGCCGCCGCCCTCCGGAAGGCCGGCACGGTCGAGGTCCTGATCCCCCTCTGA